The segment ATCACCTGGCTCGGCCGGGAGGACGTGGACGCCGGCTCGGTCCTCGTCGAGGAGTACCAGGGGTGAGCGAGGTCAAGCGGGCCCTCGAGGCGCTGGTCCTGGTGGCCGACGAGCCGGCGCCCCCGCGTCTCCTGGCCGAGCTGCTCGAGGTCTCGACCGAGGCCGTCGAGGCGCTGTGCACCGAGCTGGCGGCCGAGTACGCCGCCGAGGGCCGGGGGTTCGTGCTGGCCCGGGTGGCCGGGGGCTACCGCTTCCAGACCCATCCCGACCTCGACCCCTACGTGGAGCGCTTCGTCCTGGAGGGCCAGTCCGCCCGCCTGTCGGCCGCCGCCCTCGAGACCCTGGCCATCGTCTGCTACAAGCAGCCGGTGTCCCGGGCCCAGGTGGCCGCCATCCGGGGCGTCAACGTCGACAGCGTGATCCGCACTCTCCAGCAGCGCGGCTACGTCGAGCCGGTGGCCCGGGACCCCGGCCCGGGCCAGGCCACCCTGTACGGCACGACCCAGCTGTTCCTCGAGAAGCTCGGGATCGACAACCTGGAGCAGCTGCCGCCGGTGGCGGACTTCGTGCCGGGCCCGGAGGTGGTCGAGGCGCTCGAGCACGGCCTGCGCCTTCCCGACGCCTAGGGAGGCGGCCGCCGGCGGGGCCGGGGTCCCCCAGACCCCCGACGAGGAGGGGGAGCGGCTCCAGAAGATCCTGGCCCGGGCCGGGGTGGCCAGCCGCCGGGCGGCCGAGGAGCTGATCGCCGCCGGCCGGGTGAGCGTCAACGGCCGTCCCGCCCGGCTGGGCCAGCGCGTGGACGCCGCCGCCGACGCGGTGGAGGTCGACGGGGTCAGGCTCTCGGTGGCGCCGGGGCTCGTCTAC is part of the Acidimicrobiales bacterium genome and harbors:
- the scpB gene encoding SMC-Scp complex subunit ScpB — encoded protein: MSEVKRALEALVLVADEPAPPRLLAELLEVSTEAVEALCTELAAEYAAEGRGFVLARVAGGYRFQTHPDLDPYVERFVLEGQSARLSAAALETLAIVCYKQPVSRAQVAAIRGVNVDSVIRTLQQRGYVEPVARDPGPGQATLYGTTQLFLEKLGIDNLEQLPPVADFVPGPEVVEALEHGLRLPDA